The following is a genomic window from Labeo rohita strain BAU-BD-2019 chromosome 11, IGBB_LRoh.1.0, whole genome shotgun sequence.
ACCGTAAAGAGACCAGCGGgcagcaaacatatcaaagtaatTACTTTCCCATTTTAATCTATCTAAGTTATAAAACTGGCTTTTTTCTGAGTCTGACATGTCTATATTTTAGGTTTCAGGAAAGGCTAGGTTGGATGAATCAGAGGAGTCGGAATCAGACGAGGAAGCGAATCTGCGCTTTTACAACGCCATGGCAGAGAGACAAAAACTCAAGAGGAAGAAGAGCGAGATACAAAACGAGGACAGGTATAACATTCAGCGCTTGTGGTTTGTCTTAAATAAGGCTTCAGAAACTATACTATATGTCATTGACTGCATTTCCAGattggaggaggaggaggaagagacgATGGACGAAAATGCTAAAAGAGCGATCACCTATCAGGTGAGGTGTTGTGGTTAAATTATACATGCAACTCGCACCCCTAACGACTTTTCACTTGAACACATGATCTAAAAAGTCATATTAGGGACAGTGTTATTGTAACCACATCATATGTTTTGTGAAAAGATGTCTAAGAACAAAGGGCTCACACCCAAGAGGAAGAAGATTGATCGGAATCCCAGAGTCAAACACAGAGAGAAGTTCAGACGCGCCCAAATTCGTCGGAAGGGTCAGGTGAGTGTCATAGGATTCTATGATTCACTTTTGTTATAAATTTTAAGGTATAACTACTCAAAACGGACACTAAATCTGGATTATTTGTATCAGGTTCGTGAGGTGCGCCGTGAGGAGACAAGATACAGTGGAGAATGGTCTGGAATTCGTGCTGGAGTTAAGAGGAGCGTCAAACTCAAGTGATAAATCTACAGATgatattcatccaaaaattgtGATCTTAAAATGGATATTTCTAGTGTTTCTGCAATGTTCATACTCACTTTCACAGATATTAACACGAAGATTTGACATGTTTTATGCAACTGCTCAAACAGCAAATATAATAAAGTCATTTctgatcacaaaaaaaatatttttggtaacGTGCATTTCAGAACTGttagcatattaaaaataaaacctcagaagtattaacatgtttaaagcagaaacagtttatttttaatacattacacattctatattatttaaaattgaatttacatCAGCTGTTAAAGTGTGTGATTTGTTGCAGACGGCTTTAaagttttcaaaatattaagcaaaggCAAGATTAGGATAATTACTGAAGCATATATTATCTTGTTTTTAAACTGATTAGTCGAAATATAGTGTATTAAATAcgattttttttgtacagagAAAATTACTAGATCTATAATAAGCAAATTAATTTCACAACAGATGTTTCTGAACTTGCAGATGTCATTTGGAACGACAAAAACAGAAGTCAGATTTTCAGGATCAGTTTCTCTATTCAAATTTGAACCGCAATGATtacaatacagcaaaaactgatCCCAAAACTGCCTTGAGCTTACAGTACATGCTACAAAATCACAACAaggtttttcatattttttgagACATAAATTGACTGTGTGCTGAAGTCAGATTACTGACAATCCTGTCCTCAATCTCTACCTCTTTTTGTACTTCCTCGTCTGTGAGGACCAGCTCTTGTTGCGTGTCTTTGGTTACAACAACCACATAACCACGGCGGGTGTCGAGAACGTTCGCAACAACTGCCTGGTGGTTGTATGTTTCTAAGGCACGCCGTGCTCGCTCCAAAAGGATAGAGGGGTCCGTTTCCAGCTTGAAAGAGATGACAAATGCCTTAGGTGCCCAGTCCTTCACCAGTGGGGACAGCATCTTGGGAACCATCTTCATACttatcttaaaaaacattaaataagcAGATGAATGACATATGttgtttagaatttatttttaaaaattacataaatataaatacttattCATTTATGGGTTGACCATTACGTGTTTTTCAGGGACGATGCCGATACTGGCATTTTTACAGATCAAGCATACTGATATTTTGaacagattatatatatatatatatatatatatataaatataaattgtttttgtgtaaacattttaattatggtcaaaatgaagaataacaagggctctgacaaaaacttttttttaaatgcttgtaaattattttatctgcaaaccggttttgaaaatgacatataGATAACCGatgaaagcatttttaaaaatttgtaataTCTGCGCAGACAATTGgtctatatatgtataaaatactttaagttacaaaattcaaaataaatagaatataataataaatattaaatcaaacagCACAGTTTCAGGGTCGATGCCAATAATTACAGATCAagtatatcaatattttaaactgatatATATGTCTAATTTaagaatgaaaattaatgtcaaaattaagaataacaagggctctgacaaaaaaacgtttttttttaaatgcttttaaaacattttatttgtaaataggttttgaaaataaccaatatGGATAACAGcataaaaattcttaatattggtgctaaattacataattataaataaatctaataaaattaataaatattagatgacaGCACAGTTTCAGAGCCAATggcaattattacagatcaagtagaccgatattttgaactgatatatatgtctggtgtaaaagttttaattaatgtcaaaattaagaataacgaGGGCTCTGACgaaaacattctttaaatgcttttaaataattttatttgcaaaTCGGTTGCAAATGACCAATATGAtaactgataaaagcataaaaattcttaatatCGGATAAatcttaatataataaaaaaattgataaatatTAGATCAAACAGCACAATAATATAGTgagtaaaaaacattaatttaacataataaaaagtaattatttctgaataataacaaatttatcatatttatttatttattacataaatttGGTCTGTATCCATGAAAACATATAACTGCTCTTTGAATTTTAGAAAGGAGGTTCCTTGCATGAAGATAATTATATTGGGTGGTCTGCCACAATCTAAGAGATTAAAAATTCCTGATctataaaactgaattaatatttgtatttattataccACACCTGAAGTGGCCCATTAGAAGACTGAATTTTGTGTTCTGGCATTTCATATGCTGGGATGTAGAAATCAGAAACTGCAGCAGCCAAATAAAACATAGCCTTGGACCCTTAGGAgggaaaaacagaaatgaatacAACTATTAATCCCACTATAAATGTATTCAGCCTCAAGTAATCAAAAAGTGGTTTCGTTCACCTATGGAGCTTAACGCTTGAGCTGCTGCCTTGAGTAGATGGAGGTACTCTGACAAGGTGTTGAATTCCACCGGCAGCAGCAAACCTGCCGCTTTCACTGCCTGATAGCGTTTTAAAACCTTTGCGATGTTTGGAAGTTCGTTCTGATCCACCAGGATCTGGCTTTTATCCTCCTTACCAGTCTCCAAACGTAAGATATCCAGTAAATTGACCCCCGTGTATAGACGAGTGTATGGGTAGAGAGAACGATGCCTGTGGAGAAAGATCACCGCATAACCGGAGTCCAGAAAATACTCAGCAGAGGAGGCCCCTCGCCGACCACTGCTGAAGTTGTCCAGGAACCGTACTGTTCGGGACTCCAGAGGAACTTTGGTTCCCCCTGAGGTGATCAAAACTACTCTGCGCCCGGCCGATCCATGGTGTTCGGCAAACTCTGCCATGAGATTCTTGACCTCCTCCACATGAGAGGGCACCGCAAACTCTTCAGACAGTCCTACGTCCACTGGTTTTGAGGCTGAGGGGTCAGAGTGGGCCATTGTGAACCTAAATGAAAGACGTTTTGGTTATTAAAGTGCTATCAATATGCATGTGTTTATGAATGACCATTTGGAATTAAACAAAAGCTGAAGAAGATCAGTTTTCAGACCCAAAATAATATGACATTACATGCTACATAATTGTCCATGAGCAATACACAGTTGGTCATCTATGAAATGAAGGTCAGATAAATATTTCACCAAGTTCTTGCactgtgtgagagagagtaTTATAATTATCATGACTTTCACcagacaaaaactaaaatattttcatttaacatgCGTACTGCACAATTCAATCCTAAAGACAACACATTCTCGCTGTCCAGTGTAAGAAAGCGTCTCTTATTATCGCGCTGATATGGAGAAATTAACGTAATAAGATAAACAAGGGTTTACCTGTTTGCTCACTCACAAATAAAACGCTAAAGAGTATAATACACCCGCGAATGACCCTAATAAACTTGGACTTGTTAGTGTGTGACAGTTCAGCACAAGCAGTTCCTACAACTTATTATGGTTGAGTGTGCGCATGCGCAGCTTTGGATGTTGTGATTGGCTCTTTCAGAGGGCCGCTGTGAAAAttccaaaataaaggttttcggatctctgttattttttttcagacttttatGGGAAACGTGGATTACAGTGGTatgaaagacaaaagaaaatacACAATAAAAGAAGCAGTGTATAATACGCAATCCatttaattcataatgtacaaTAAACAGTGGTAAAAATATCCATCCAacatataaagcacatttccaATGTATGCTTTGTAGGAGAAATGAACtgcaaaatatttgtaaaacatgTAGTCCCCATTCAGGTTCACAGGGGGCagcattgtttaaataatacgaaatgagaagtgtttttttttaacagcttaAAAGCTGCAAATTATTTCGCAAACATTTAGGACTGGACCATGACAacttaacattattaatgtgaTGTTTACCCattctacaaataaataaacactctttattttaagattcacaactattaaaataacaatctaATAAATTACGAGAAATAAGGAAATTGTTATTTGAAATCAGAAACGCTGTACCACAAAAGTAAAACAGATGAGGAATGTTTTTCTTCCTCCATGCAAACAGAGCACAGCGGTGAGACGTCCTTTAAAaattaacttattattattaatattagtattattaatgtcCACATCTTTTATTAGGAAaattatattagtatatataCCGCTTTGCCGAAGGCTTTATGGATTGTACTGTGTATTAGCCCTAATAACGTTTCTTATGAATCACAGattgattaatattaaaaataccgAAGATACCTGAGGAAATCACAATCCGCTGTGGTAAATCAACATCCATGAATTGccggattaaaaaaaaaagacaaagaaaaagtcTAATAACAGCATAAAATCAtcttcatttattaataaatatgttagGAACTATCTACACCTTCCAAAATAGGTGTATATTCGGATATACAGCTACTTATTCCACAAAGATTTTATAATCTGGGCTGTTATTAGCAGTAATAAAGTTTCTTTTGAATCGATTAGTACATTTAATAACCACGTATAAGTCTCTTTCCTTTTAAGAATGgtaggatttatttatttattcccttGCAACCcccttaaatgttaaaaaatatatatatttttttgtttgttatttattgtttgtatatatatatatatatatatatatatatatacacacctaCAAATGGACATTTATGTTTGACTGGAGATGTAATGATTGGAAAGGGTGTATTTTTCATATGCATATTTGTGTTCTCCACTAgagagatgtaaaaaaaaatttaatattcgattttttttttattgtagggTATGCGTGTGCTTACGATAATGGTAAGTATGAAAAGTCGCTGATAATAATTCTCGTAATGATATTCTTGTACACTAAAGGCACTACTTTCCGGCTGCAAAGCCTGTCGCAGCTTGGTACAGTGGGCCGTTCTCCGGCTAATGTCCAAAAGTAGTTCCGGATTTTTGATCCGCGCAGTCCCCGGATGTTAGCTATTCAGAGAGAAAGACGAACGAGCGAGAGAGAGGCGGAGAAGCTAGGAGACGCCACGGACAAACCGGTAAAGGGATTGCGGGTCTCAAACCCACGACAAACACGGAGAGCTGAGGCTCGTTTcgaggagagagagggagctGTGATCGAAAAAAGGAAGGGGAGGGGACGGCTAACTTTGACAGACCTGCACTGGCCTCCAGTAGCGGACACGAGCCCGGGTGAGTGCGGGTGAACGTTACGAGCTCGCGATATGGAGCTCGCGAAGTTGAAGTCAGGGCCCGCGAAAAATGGACGACTTTAACTGTTAGTTGTGTGGTgctgaagttcttagcaaagcggGAGGACGGACGTTCAGGCCTCAAGTGGTATGCTGCTGCCGCTGCCGCTGCCGCCGCCGCCGTCGGTCGGGGGCAGGTGGGGACACTGCAAGCTCCACTGTCACAGGAGAACAAGTTTAGTTAGCAAGCTGCTAGCCGCCAATACGGTTTTTGTCAGACAGGTAGCGAGAGTAAGCTGCTAATTAGCCGCCAGCTTTACTTTAGCTCGCCTGCTATTTGTTCGCCTATCTGACAGGCGTCAGACTTGAAATATTTGTGACTGAAACTCGGTCAGTAAGCCGAGCTGGAACGGAGCTCTTCGACCGGGAACTGCCAAACGAGCAACTTTTGGTCCTGTCAACTAACAGTAGTTGGAGGTGGAGGCCGtatctattaatattttggaaACAGACGCGCGGCAGCTGCGTGTCATTTTAAATACGAATCCTGGCCAACTTGTGGGGCCATTAATATGCATACGAGTTCGGTTTTTGTGGGAACGAGATGTCAGATTGTTTATGGAGCGTTGTTAAGATTTTtagttttgactttatgaaGTTGTGCATGACTTATTTGCATTTCTGTCAGACTGGTGATGATAGAACTCAGTAAGTCTGTACTGTTCTGATCTTGCATGTAACGTTAGCTCATTTGCAAGATTTTATACACATCATATATAGACTGTCATATCTAGTCAGTGCAAGACTAGTCCCCCTTCTAGTCAGCTGCTGGAATGTTAGCCGCTGTCTGTCAGGTATTTGGATTTTCCCCTTTAGCTGCTGCAAGAACAGACCTTTACTGTCATGTTGTGCTCTGTGTTGAATTTGATTTCTTCTTGTTTATATCGGGATGTCTAACAACTATAATTTACATGGAACCATCATAATTTGACATTTAAGGCAAGACACCACAGTTGAACATGGTAAGAAATATCTATCTATACTACCCCAGTTGATTAATCACAGTGCAATATGACAAATTGTTTAAATggtatgtttaaatatgcaaatgcgGCTTGATATAATTACATATGCACTTATGTACAAAGATTACAATTTGCAGATGTTCAGAATTCTCGTTTCATTtcgttgacatattagagttaaAATTTACAGAGGGGATTTTGGTATCTttttatcactccataaatcagaaaatactgtctGCGGTATTAAAACGTTATATGCCGTCAGTTAAGTGATATATGAACAAGACACTCTGTAAAAACAGAATATAGATAGCAATAAAACTCTGTAAGTGCTGCCGAAGTGAAGACTTAGGGAGCATTCGAGAagacaacttttaaaaatatgtattgtaattgaaatataCAGATACAGAAagataaaatgtaatcaaataaatatacaaatgtgtAGAAATGAAGACATCTTAACACCAATATCTTAAAATTGACCAgtgcatgaaaaacaaaaaacaaaaaaacaatggttGTGCCTGTTGTGTCTTGCCTTAAGTTGACAACGACAGCTTGTCTGCAtatttttgcatgcatgttACATTTGTATTGGCCTGATGAGGATTGACCAACAGCATTCTATTAGTTATAACAGGATTTCTCCCCCTCCTCATTCACTTAAGGAGTAGAGTACGAATGGAGAGACTGTTGAATTATGTACCAGCATGCTTAAAATATTGAATGATGGACATATGTGAACTACCCGGGACATATTTTCCCCACCCAGTCAGTGTAGCAGTACAATAGTGTGAAAGATTCACGTTAGCACCAGACTTGTTTGTCTTTGGGTTGTCAGCTCACAGAACGCAGAAAATGATTGAACCATCAGTTGCCTGTCAGAACACGCCTGGTGGTTCTTGTCCTGAAACTGCTGCCTTTTAGTATTTACAATTATTGCATCAAGAACGTTGTTACATTTGTAGAAAAAGTGATTTGAGTCATGAGTCTTATGCTGTACATTTTGTTctcctgaaatgttttgtgCTTTCATATTGCTATAAAATGGTGAAAtagtctgtctatctatctatctatctatctatctatctatctatctatcacatTTTTCAGATTTGATCAGGTTGTGCCATACAACATCACAGAATTCATTGCTGCTGCTTGCTCATGTTTTTTGCGGTTGTTTTCTCACCGAAAATGTTATTTCCTGGAGAATGATGTTATTGATCTAGCATTTGttagttaaatatatattatagatatGAGAAAAGACTAACAGGGTGTAAAAATGATAGTGAGGATACAGgaaaaaactatgaaattattACCAGataatacatgttttgttttaaatgttttgattgataaagaaaaaaaaatacccgAAACATAAGTCAGTTTAAAATTCATCTCTGTTCATAAAAATTTATATGGTTCTTtagtattttcaaatatattaatgcATATATGATGAGGGGATGACATTGTATAGCacatgaatgattcattatttATGTTGTTCTTTTATTGTTAATATCCTCTTAATCTCATTGCATGTCCTTTAACTTTTTGGGGCCTAATATCACAGTGAAGCCAGCTGAGAGTAGCTATGAAAGAAGTTTTTGTTACTTTGTTTTAAATGCTGTCTTAAGAAAGGTATTACCCCTTAAGTGTCTTTTATCTTTCAACTTGTTCTGTATGTTGTTCATTAGTGCTTTGCTAAATGGGCTGGAATGGGAGCTGTTAAAGAACACAAGCATGGCATCTGTTGTAGCGTACCATAACTGTTCCCATGCCAGGATCTGACGAGGCCTCCGCCGCAGTATTGCATACAGACTCGTCTCCGTCTTGCCCTCAGGCCTCAGTGGGCATCCTGCCGCTACGTCTAAACTCACCTGGAAACTGCTGGCTTTATGCATTCCACCTACTTTATCATCACTAAACGACGCCATAGGCTACACGCCAAATGGGGCATTGTATGGCGCTTTAGATCTTTGGTGGCtgtgttattaattttttaaacattggaGCTATACGGTGTTCAGTGTAATGAGCTGTCTTTACCGTTGCACTGTTTACAGTGTTTTCTGAGgcattagcatttttttatttttcccctcTGCTGAATTGGTTGATGAGATTTTGTCCCACATTTAGAAAAGTTAAGCCTTTCTCCAGCTGTGCAGCCCAAACATCTGTTCTCGTACATTTGTGTCGTGTGAAACCAGCGTATCggtttctctctttttctgtctGGTCGCAACAAGTGGTTTGCTTTCGGACAGATTTTAGTTTGTGATGTTGAAAAACCCTGTTGTGACTTTGAATTAGCAGCAAGGTGTGTGTAGATTGAGCAGTCTGACGTGAGCAAAGAGGAGACAGCCCCTCACCTTTTGCATACCAATAGCTCATTTGGAATTCAGCGGTGGCCCTTTGCCCAGCCCTGTCTCACTGAGAGGCTTTTAATTTTTCCCCCTTGTTGAAGTGATTATTCAAATGGCTGTCCGTGAGATGAAGTTATCAGACCCCTGTTGGTAAATGGGGTCCAGGCAAGCTAAATGCATGGGTTCCCCAGCTCAGAAACTGCCCATCAGGTAACCACTCGTTGCTTCCTCCCTCCCTCTGGCAGTGACATTAAATATCTggataaaaatgctttttgctaCTTTTCTGTGTTatgcattttcttattttactttttgcaaCCCTCAGTGGCTGTCAATACTGCATGTTGGTGCTTGTTAAGCATAGAAACTATTTGCAGTGCTAGTGTTAAAATAATTCGTGTTTATTAGTTAAATGCAAGCTGCGTTAATTCAGACAAGCTTAATTCACAGCATCTTCTCATTTTCTTATGTATCAGGAATGTGATAGAACATATTTTCATAATCTAGTCTAGACTAGTCTTGAAAGGTTGAAAACCTAGTTAACGTTTTGATTTCTCAATTGTAGTTGTTTTGAACTTGTATTGAGTTGTAAATCCCAAGATTGATCTTTTAGTCTGTTTTATGTTAATACATGaacaattattatttgtagcacgcctcaaattctgtcagtattTTCACTGTAAGTGATGAATTAGAAGACCAAGCTTCTCAAAGAGGGTTTTACCATGAGGACTTTTAGCCTgcaaaagcaaaacatttgcTCAGGATGCTAAAATGCCCTCTGAGAAGGTTTGTCACCTTTGTCAGTATTAATTGATTTGTTATGCAGCCGTTTTGGGCCGTGCCTATTTTGTGTTGTCCATTTCAGGCTGTTGCAATAACGCCTTGCATACCGAGACTCTTGTTATGCCAAAAACCAATATAAAGCCTTGCTGTGGTAGTGGTGAAAGTCAGTAAGTAGCTCGATCTTCATTAGCAAAGCTGTTCGTCACTAGAATGCAGATGAGCTATGAAGCCATTCATCTCTGATTCCAATTTGAATCTTGTTTGCAGTCATATTGTGTGAGCCCACTTTTTCATGTTCAAAAAGTCTCTTTATGTGAAAGATCACTGGGGGATAATTGCACTTAAGTGAACCTCATTTAGAACTGACCAGAGCAATTACAGTAACTGCAGTTCCGGGCATTTTTAGGCCACTGGTTGCTAGTTTTGCCGTTTCAAGGCTATGATCAGATTGGAAATGGATTGACGTTGAATAGCAGAACCATTTTGAACAAATTCATTCTCATGaatgacaattaaaatattttgagccTTTTGCAAGGTGTTATGAGGTGAGACGAAGCCAACACAGTTTCTTCAGGCGAAACCCCCGGGGCTTTTGGgagctgttttattattaatgttattcaGGAGCCAAATTTCGAGTTTTGCTCAGCTGGGTGCTTTAatctatttttgctgtaaattaatgaatttttaaaGAGCCCCTCACTAGATATGGGTGGATATGGGAATGCTGCACTGGTTCAGAGTTTTTCAAACAACCCCCCACCCCTGGGAAGAGGAGCGCAGATCTACCGAAGCACTacactttcattttttattaatgctgaAATACACTGCCAGAGCTCTACCAGTCTCTCCATGTACAGAGAACTTTGTTAGATGTTGGTCTGTGCTGTGCTGCACTGGCAGATCCAACAGCAGTTGGAACTCCAGATATGCAGTGCAGCGGACAGATTATGTGTCATCCGCCCCCATTACCTGGCTGGAGACCCATTCTACCTTCCAGATCAAGTTTTTCATGATTGCAAACGTGGCCTTGGCTGCCTTTTTGCCCTCATGCATTGGTTTGACTAACCTCTTTCCCTATCTACTGTAGCGTTTTGTGGTTTCAGCAGGTTGCATGCAGTCAGTCGCTTTCATTAACGATGTAGCGTTACCTTTTTGACTACACATGTCCTCTGTTCACCACAGGCACGTCAGTGAAATTTGTGGGGATATACCTTGGTGTACATTCACTTCTTTCGGTATGACTGCAGAAAAATTTCTTGCTGCATTGCCTGTTTGTCCTTGGTGAAAAAGGCTGGTCTGCAAGGGTGCGTCACAGTGGAATTGGAGGACTTTGTGTGTCTTATGTCTCCTAAAACTGTCGAGCAGCACAGTATCGTTCACTTAGCGGCTGGTGAAGGTAACAGAGACTGTGGACGCTGTGAGCAGGGAAAGGATTTTACCTAGATTACACAGCTTAAGTAATCATAATCAAGCTTGGATAATACCATTTAATAaccattttaattactttagcTTACTGCACACTCAGCTGTAGTTACAAATGCACTTGTGGAGAAGCCCTAATAACTTGCTAAAGATGGACAATTATCCATGCTCTGTGCTCTGAGAGCAATTTTTGCCCAGTTCCCTCCATGTTTTGGTTCATTTCTCCCATATGAGTGTCTCAGTAGCCAAAGCTGTAATGCAGACATTCGTCTGATTAATAAAGCTAATTGGTTTAGTGCAGTGGAAATgttcaaattttgtttttagagtTGGCTTTAAAAATTGCAGAATGGCGGactgttcattttaaatagtgttGCATCTATTATGGTTTtcaaaacgttttttaaaagGATTTCAAGCtcttaatgtttcatttttttcagcacTAATTTGACATGGTATTATGCTAATTGGAGAATTGAATAATGCTTTAGGTCACTTTCCTGAAGCAGTGAAATTGGTTATGTTAAGCTGTGCCTAAAGAACTTTCGAGTAAATCTGAATACCGCAGTGCTGCGTTTCTACGTCTCCTTGAGAAATGCTCAAGTTATAGAAATGTGTTGCATCATAAAAATGTTTGCTGGTTGCAATAAG
Proteins encoded in this region:
- the ppcs gene encoding phosphopantothenate--cysteine ligase; translation: MAHSDPSASKPVDVGLSEEFAVPSHVEEVKNLMAEFAEHHGSAGRRVVLITSGGTKVPLESRTVRFLDNFSSGRRGASSAEYFLDSGYAVIFLHRHRSLYPYTRLYTGVNLLDILRLETGKEDKSQILVDQNELPNIAKVLKRYQAVKAAGLLLPVEFNTLSEYLHLLKAAAQALSSIGSKAMFYLAAAVSDFYIPAYEMPEHKIQSSNGPLQISMKMVPKMLSPLVKDWAPKAFVISFKLETDPSILLERARRALETYNHQAVVANVLDTRRGYVVVVTKDTQQELVLTDEEVQKEVEIEDRIVSNLTSAHSQFMSQKI